The segment TGTTTGTTTCTCAAGCTctacattcaaatgtaaatgtttaaatctAGCCAATCCGCCGACGGTTGGGAGGAGTTGGGGAAGTACTTCGAGCTAAGTTAGTTCGCCCCCTCAGACAGTGACAAAACAGTCGAGCTTTTGTCCTCTTTCAGTCGTTCACAAGTCGTCTAGCTGAGAACAGGTAAGGCACTCGCCATTATTGCGCTTTTGTTTAGTTATTCGAAGTCCCGGGGTTTTCAGTCAAATTTAATAGAAGTTAGTCTCCCAAGTTTGCATTTGTACCAACCAAATAGCTAACATTAAAGCCTATGGGCGAATTAAGTTGTTTGTACGTTAGCATGGCCGAAGTCGACGTTGAATATAATGCTTTCTAAAATCTGTCCAGGCGGTTGCTTTCTACTTTATCTTAGCTGCAAATGGAGACATTTCTGCCGAAGTTCATATTTGTAATCTAAGCAGTGGTATTTTGCTACTCGCGGTAACACGCAGTTCAAACGCCATTTGGTTTGGTAGCTTAGCTTGCCCCACGATGGTAGCTCCGCTTTGAAGTTAAAAATTGTTTGCTAGCCATTTGGGCTAGCGCCAGGCACATCACTTGGTTTTAATGCGGATACGTATGTATGCTAAATTGAAGCCAAAGCCGTTTGGTCGCTCCGTAGTAGTGTCCTAGATTAGCTGTTTACGCAGTTTAGGTTTAGGCGGGAAGATACAAAATGGAGTCGCGTCTTTTTGTCCCGGTGAAGCATAAATCCGATTAGAGCCTCTAAACACCCGTGGGCGTATGCACCGGTAATGCCCATCTGCAAAATACGTTTGTTTTCTATATTAACAGGCAAGTCAACAAGTTAACGTAAAGAACACGCAATGCTTAACAACCGCTCTAATAGTACGTTTTATCGTTCCGCTTTTACATACTAAGTAATGTGCTTCGTGTTTATGTGACTTTTTGTGCATCTGATGTAGATCTATCGCAGCCATGACAAAGGACCCAAATAAGCCAAGAGGAAAGACATCCTCATATGCTTACTTCGTTGCAACTTGCCGCgaagaacacaaaaagaaacatccaGGTACCAGCGTAGGCTTTGCCGAGTTTTCCAAGAAATGCTCCGAGAGATGGAAGGTAAGCGGTCATTCATTCAACGAATCAAGCTATCAGCAACATAATTTGTCAAAACCATAGAACCATGTGTTTGAATTTGACCACAGAGGTGGAATTTATTATAGAATTGTACATGAGGTGATTCACTGTTTATTATGGAAATAGTATGACCTTTACAATGAAGTGGTTGTTGGTAGtgtattttctaatgtttatgGAGACTGTATTATGCTGAATTGCATCCTTTTTTAGGtacttgttttgttctttgtagACTATGTCAGCCAAGGAGAAGGTGAAGTTTGAGGATTTGGCTAAGACAGACAAGGTCCGGTATGACCGGGAGATGAAAACCTACATCCCTCCTAAAGGGGCTCCAGGCaaaggcaagaagaagaaggacccCAATGCACCCAAAAGGCCACCGTAAGTCTTGGCGCACTGCCCATGTATGGTTTAAGACATACATTCAGTGTTCTAAAATAAAATCTTACAATTCTGCTTTTTCTCCAGGTCcgctttctttgtgttttgctCCGATCACCGTCCCAGAATCAAGGAGGAGAATCCTGGCATATCCATTGGGGACATTGCAAAGAAGCTTGGAGAGCTCTGGTCTACACAGACTTCAAAAGACAAGATTCCGTATGAGGCAAGGGCCGGAAAACTGAAGGAAAAATATGAGAAGGTAACTTATCAATTTGAATAACGGTGACTTCTTCATATATACACCTCCGTACTATACTATATACTTGGAATTAAACTCATGTAAAGCGTTATGTTGGCCTTCTCAGGATGTTGCGGCATACAAAGCCAAAAGTGGCTTGGGGAAGAGTGATGCTGGCAAGAAGAGTGGACCAGGCAGGCCCGCTGCCAAGAAAGCACAGccagttgatgatgatgatgacgacgacgatgatgaggacgacgatgatgatgatgacgatgacgatgatgaggaCTAAGTGGCTTATTTAAAGGATGTGAATTTTGCATTGCATTTTTCAAATCGGATTTTGTGTGGATAATTCAAATGGCATAGCCTGCTGTCCCTGTTGGTCTGCCTCTGTAGGATACCAGACCtgtattcatttcatgttcagggatttagttttcttttgtaatttaGTCCCTTTTTACTTTAACTTTTGTTTACACATCAAAGACCCTCATTGATTCTTTAAGCGCCAACTAGACATGAATTTCCTGTGGCCATGTACAAGTGGTAcaatcagcattttttttttaagtatttctCGAAGCACTGcttatgtttttgtttagtgGTGTGGTTTCTTCACTGTCATTTTACTACCAGGAGTTATCTGtagtttgattaaaaatgtttgaaGCCATTTTTAATATGGAGCTTTGAAAACAtgtagaatttttttttgtaataaaattTTGTATATTAACAGTGTTCACTCTTTTAATCAGTTTGCgtgcatttcttaaatgacattttctctTTATGTTATATGTAGTGTTCCTTAGCCACAAGTATTGAGTACAAAGCATAGGTTTGTATGAATATTCACCAGGCCTATGACTTGACTTCTATTCAGTGTATGGAAAGGTGTAGTCTGTTTATGGTTCAGTAATTTGATACCCCTTCACTGTTTGagcctaaaaagaaaaacattaataGATTTATTCCTGATATCTTGGAAAGGGCTGGATTTGACTGAACATTTACTCAAGTACATGGATAAGTACTACGTTACGGTACTTACATTTTTCCCTTCCCTGCTATTAAACTCTTACTAAgtcaaatattaatattttgagGCAGAATGAGCTGCTAAAACGATTCAATGTTCAGTGAAGATAAATATTCCTCTTAATTCAGTTTATTATGAAAGCAGAGGCAACACAATTGGGCTTTGAAGAAAAATATCAATCTTTCGTAATTGTAGTACAGTACATTCAATATGAGAAACAGACCATCGGttcttgtttaaataaaaaccttgttttacaaaaatacattacagAATGACGTGTGATAAACTGCTGAATACCGTATACCTCATATCGGTTGCTCAAACATGTAGAGTCTGGAGAGGCCTTGAAGTACTCCCCCTAGCACCTTAATTATATTGTACATATCAATAAATGTTTATACTTAGTTTTTGtgctttattttgttgtcttcatatttttttatatttctgtctgCTTCTACTTACTAGTTTACTCATTTCAATGCACAACTAAGAAAGAAATCCAAATAAATGGATAATTCAGATCCATGCAGCAGGTTTTAGCGCAGGAAAATGAATCACACATCCTGTCGGAGTCATGACGACAGTCTGCGCTTCTGGGTTCACGCAGAAGGAAGTCTTACTGACACTCCAGGCAACCAATAGCTGATCAAGTTGATTATTCCCGCCGACCAATCATTGCCGTGGTTCCGACCCACCGAAACGACGACAGTGAGTAGGGCGCATTTCAGAACCTGGGAGCTATCCATTGTGCACGAGCCAGTTGAAAAGAGGTAGACGGTAGGAATATTTATATTAGCTGATACACATAAATGACGATGACATGCCAAAAGAATGTGACATATCTTTGAATGCGCGTTTCATTCTCGCGCTCAGTGGTGTCCAGACGTTCCAACGTTCTATCTCCGACACTCAGGTGCTTCCAAACGGATTAGTTTGTGCTGTTGAAACCTGTTGACGCCGTCCACACACTAAGGAGGAACACGCAAAGACATATTCGTTTGCATGGAGGAATGTAACGTTTGCTAACGTTGGCATATTGCTGTAAAGCTGGTTCAGGCGATTGTAAACTGTTATCGTGTCTGAAACGAGGGATCTGTGATAATAATAGTTCCATGCTCATTGAATGAGTGAAATGTCTCTGCTAGTAGTTGACCTGCATGTGAAATCCAGGTCCATGGGGTTAAACATAACGCAAAACGAGGCGGCATGTAGTAGAAACAGCTTTTCCATGGTGACGTTGGTGTGTAACACAACATTCAGTGTTGATACTGGATGATCCAGAATGTGTTCTACAGAGATAACTATATTATGGCTAACGATGACTACCTAATGAGCAAGACAGCA is part of the Pungitius pungitius chromosome 9, fPunPun2.1, whole genome shotgun sequence genome and harbors:
- the hmgb2a gene encoding high mobility group protein B2a, with translation MTKDPNKPRGKTSSYAYFVATCREEHKKKHPGTSVGFAEFSKKCSERWKTMSAKEKVKFEDLAKTDKVRYDREMKTYIPPKGAPGKGKKKKDPNAPKRPPSAFFVFCSDHRPRIKEENPGISIGDIAKKLGELWSTQTSKDKIPYEARAGKLKEKYEKDVAAYKAKSGLGKSDAGKKSGPGRPAAKKAQPVDDDDDDDDDEDDDDDDDDDDDED